A single window of Flagellimonas maritima DNA harbors:
- a CDS encoding methyltransferase domain-containing protein, producing MDFTVRNRQLELMDNQNMEFDALSDAYADINRCNSLLGGESITINAVWDLIKNDQNKSYTILDMGCGDGTMLRKLSTFLKGRNVSHTMLGIDLRDDVLKIARENSTDFPDIKFKKADILKADTNLSCDILINTLTMHHFEEERIETFLDKFVCIAKMGVVINDLQRSKIAYYLFQIFSIFFIKTKVAKYDGLVSISKGFKKEELVKLSKKIPSVIHNIEWKWAFRYVWVMHCKKELN from the coding sequence ATGGATTTTACCGTAAGAAATAGGCAACTGGAGTTGATGGATAATCAAAATATGGAGTTTGATGCGCTTAGCGATGCCTATGCCGACATCAATAGATGTAATAGTTTGTTGGGTGGAGAGTCGATAACGATTAACGCCGTTTGGGACTTGATCAAAAATGATCAAAATAAATCATATACGATTTTGGACATGGGTTGTGGTGATGGAACCATGCTCCGTAAACTCTCTACATTTCTCAAAGGTCGTAATGTTTCGCATACGATGCTGGGAATAGATTTAAGAGATGATGTTTTAAAAATAGCACGTGAAAATTCAACCGATTTTCCTGACATAAAGTTCAAAAAAGCAGATATTCTAAAAGCTGATACCAATCTATCATGTGACATTTTGATCAATACATTGACCATGCATCATTTTGAAGAAGAGCGCATTGAAACCTTTTTGGATAAATTTGTTTGTATTGCTAAAATGGGGGTGGTTATAAACGATTTACAGCGCAGTAAGATAGCCTACTATCTTTTTCAAATATTCAGTATTTTCTTTATTAAGACCAAAGTTGCAAAATATGATGGACTGGTCTCCATAAGCAAGGGCTTTAAAAAGGAAGAATTAGTGAAATTGTCAAAAAAAATACCAAGTGTTATACACAATATAGAATGGAAATGGGCTTTTAGGTATGTATGGGTTATGCATTGCAAAAAAGAATTGAATTGA
- a CDS encoding NAD(P)/FAD-dependent oxidoreductase, with product MNDPEILIVGGGLAGLTAALDLATKGKQVCVVEKNEYPNHKVCGEYVSNEVKPYLEDLGMEFSNLSLPEIDTLQLSTQTGKSSEIRLPLGGFGISRYMFDNHLYKLAIKKGVTFVFDTVTNIHYFNDGFSVTLSSKKNIKSPIVLGTFGKRSNLDMTLKRKFIQQKSPWLGIKCHYKNTGHPSNVVGLHNFPGGYSGLSQIERQSINFCCLVRYESFKKEKDIDSYFKNVVSQNPFLKDFLINAVPEFDKPLTIAQISFEPKKNIENHVMMCGDTAGLIHPLCGNGMAMAIHSGKLAVEQVVNFLENPNFTRKDMEKEYQLSWKKNFRQRLWMGRQLQTLMMHTKWFNFGMATVASSKPLLGSIIRKTHGAPIVN from the coding sequence GTGAATGATCCCGAAATATTAATAGTGGGGGGCGGGTTGGCAGGATTGACGGCAGCACTTGATTTAGCAACTAAAGGAAAACAAGTCTGTGTCGTGGAAAAAAACGAATATCCAAATCATAAGGTCTGTGGAGAATATGTTTCCAATGAGGTCAAACCTTATCTAGAAGACTTGGGCATGGAATTCTCCAATTTAAGCTTACCTGAAATAGATACGCTTCAATTGAGCACGCAAACTGGTAAATCCTCAGAGATACGCTTACCATTGGGTGGTTTTGGAATAAGTCGTTATATGTTTGATAACCATCTTTACAAATTGGCCATTAAAAAAGGGGTTACGTTTGTTTTTGATACTGTAACAAACATCCACTACTTTAATGATGGATTTTCAGTAACATTGTCTTCCAAAAAAAATATAAAAAGCCCTATAGTATTGGGCACGTTCGGTAAACGGTCTAACTTGGATATGACGCTAAAAAGAAAGTTTATCCAACAAAAATCTCCCTGGCTAGGTATAAAGTGCCATTACAAGAACACGGGACATCCATCAAACGTAGTGGGACTGCACAATTTCCCAGGTGGATATAGCGGACTATCACAAATAGAAAGACAAAGCATAAACTTTTGTTGCCTGGTCAGGTACGAAAGTTTTAAGAAGGAAAAGGATATTGATTCTTATTTTAAAAATGTGGTTTCCCAAAATCCGTTTTTGAAGGATTTTCTAATAAATGCAGTTCCTGAATTTGATAAGCCTTTGACAATCGCCCAAATCTCCTTTGAACCAAAAAAAAATATCGAGAACCATGTAATGATGTGTGGGGACACGGCAGGACTCATCCATCCGTTATGCGGAAATGGAATGGCGATGGCAATACATAGTGGAAAATTAGCAGTAGAACAGGTGGTAAACTTTTTAGAAAACCCTAACTTCACAAGAAAAGATATGGAAAAGGAATACCAATTAAGCTGGAAAAAGAATTTTAGGCAGAGATTATGGATGGGGAGACAGTTACAAACACTCATGATGCATACCAAGTGGTTTAATTTTGGTATGGCCACAGTTGCAAGTTCAAAACCATTGCTTGGCAGCATAATTCGTAAAACCCATGGAGCCCCAATTGTAAACTGA
- a CDS encoding OmpA family protein — translation MKKILVKSTTIVLTLSLILSCNAVKNANNTQKGAGIGAAGGAVIGGVIGNNVGKGNTALGAIIGAVVGGAAGGYIGNRMDRQAERIEEEIPGAEVNRVGEGINVTFNEDAGVYFDTNKSDVRGTSASTLDKLAGIFKEYPNSNILVEGHTDSAGSEEYNNTLSKQRAQSVTNYLVAKGISSGRFTTKWYGESQPRESNETSEGKAKNRRVELAIVASEELKEEAYEKTKG, via the coding sequence ATGAAAAAAATATTAGTAAAAAGTACAACCATTGTTTTGACTTTAAGTTTAATACTGAGCTGTAATGCGGTAAAAAATGCAAATAATACACAGAAAGGTGCTGGTATAGGAGCGGCTGGCGGTGCAGTGATCGGTGGTGTAATCGGCAATAATGTCGGAAAAGGCAATACAGCATTAGGTGCGATTATAGGCGCTGTAGTTGGTGGAGCTGCCGGTGGATATATCGGTAATAGAATGGACAGACAGGCTGAGAGAATTGAAGAAGAAATTCCAGGTGCAGAAGTAAATAGAGTTGGAGAGGGGATTAACGTTACTTTTAACGAAGATGCCGGGGTTTATTTTGACACCAACAAATCCGATGTTAGAGGAACGTCTGCTTCAACACTCGATAAGCTTGCAGGTATTTTCAAAGAATATCCAAACTCCAATATTTTAGTTGAGGGTCATACGGATAGTGCCGGTAGCGAAGAATACAATAACACGCTATCCAAACAAAGAGCACAATCAGTAACCAACTATTTGGTTGCCAAAGGAATTTCTAGCGGTAGATTTACTACTAAATGGTACGGGGAAAGTCAACCGCGCGAAAGCAACGAAACATCTGAAGGAAAAGCTAAAAATAGACGTGTTGAGTTGGCCATTGTTGCAAGTGAGGAACTTAAGGAAGAAGCTTACGAAAAAACAAAAGGCTAA
- a CDS encoding lipocalin family protein — MIKQTFLFAALAVFLLSSCSVSKTARSQRNLFSGSWTLNNISYENNTGNFKSVIFNDADDICFEGSDWFFRDNNSTGRYTISSSTLCQGGDRFFRWSVVEPSQNYSSQLQFKFIDEKRKDISGGVGYRLNIASINEQNMTLKSNVSVDGEPVTIVYEFTKK, encoded by the coding sequence ATGATTAAACAGACATTCTTATTTGCGGCTTTAGCAGTATTTCTGTTATCGTCATGTTCGGTTTCCAAGACCGCAAGATCACAACGAAACTTATTTAGTGGGTCTTGGACCTTGAACAACATTTCCTATGAAAACAATACTGGAAATTTTAAATCGGTTATCTTCAATGATGCCGATGACATTTGTTTTGAAGGCAGTGATTGGTTCTTTAGGGATAATAACAGTACGGGACGATACACGATATCTTCAAGTACCTTATGTCAAGGTGGTGACCGTTTCTTTCGGTGGTCTGTAGTAGAGCCTTCCCAGAATTATAGCAGCCAGTTACAATTTAAATTTATTGATGAAAAAAGAAAGGATATTTCAGGAGGTGTGGGATATCGATTGAACATTGCTAGCATCAATGAACAGAATATGACGCTCAAATCCAATGTTTCTGTTGATGGCGAGCCCGTAACAATCGTATATGAATTCACAAAAAAATAA
- a CDS encoding alpha-ketoacid dehydrogenase subunit alpha/beta, which translates to MRYHIGSLDQQRLKDLYIAMLKPRMIEEKMLILLRQGKISKWFSGIGQEAISVGVTKALKDEEYILPMHRNLGVFTSRNIPLNRLFGQWQGKQSGFTQGRDRSFHFGTQEYRIIGMISHLGPQLGVADGIALADMLRRKKRVTAVFTGEGATSEGDFHEALNVASVWNLPVLFCIENNGYGLSTPTKEQYNCKNLVDRAKGYGMESRIIDGNNILEVYTKVDELCKAIRKRPRPVLLEFQTFRMRGHEEASGTKYVPDKLMKKWADKDPISNYETFLLAENIISKEEIEQLKDAITTEINSNLQLAFDESEVEVVETKELKEVYKDFEYQHIESKSAVKNIRFVDAVSQGLEQSMERYNELIIMGQDIADYGGVFKITEGFTAKFGKSRVRNTPICESAIVSTAMGLSINGMKAVVEMQFADFVSSGFNPIVNYLAKVHYRWGEHADVVIRMPCGGGVGAGPFHSQTNEAWFTKTPGLKVVYPSSPYDAKGLLNTAINDPNPVLFFEHKGLYRSVYGDVPEDYYTLPFGKANLMREGDELTIVSYGAALIWVTEILDRNNNVSADVIDLRTLQPLDIESVYTSVKKTGKLIIMHEDTLFGGIANDIAAMVTENCFEFLDAPIKRVGSLETPVPFAKNLEGNYLPKERFEKALIVLHNY; encoded by the coding sequence ATGAGATACCATATTGGAAGCTTGGACCAACAAAGATTGAAGGATTTATACATTGCCATGCTAAAGCCCAGAATGATAGAGGAAAAGATGCTCATTCTATTGCGACAGGGTAAAATTTCGAAATGGTTTAGTGGCATAGGGCAAGAGGCAATATCGGTAGGCGTTACCAAAGCGCTCAAAGATGAAGAATATATATTGCCCATGCATCGTAACCTTGGCGTTTTTACTTCTAGAAATATCCCTTTGAATAGACTTTTTGGCCAATGGCAAGGTAAGCAGAGCGGATTCACGCAAGGAAGGGACCGTAGTTTCCATTTTGGGACACAAGAGTATCGAATAATCGGTATGATTTCCCACTTGGGCCCCCAATTAGGGGTTGCAGATGGAATAGCATTGGCAGATATGTTGCGAAGAAAAAAACGGGTAACCGCTGTTTTTACTGGAGAGGGCGCAACCAGTGAAGGAGACTTTCATGAAGCACTTAATGTTGCCTCCGTGTGGAATCTACCCGTCCTGTTCTGTATTGAGAATAATGGTTACGGACTTTCTACACCGACCAAAGAACAATATAATTGCAAAAATTTAGTAGATAGAGCCAAAGGTTACGGAATGGAATCCCGAATCATCGATGGGAACAATATTCTGGAAGTTTATACCAAGGTCGATGAACTTTGCAAAGCAATACGAAAAAGACCTAGACCGGTGCTTTTGGAATTTCAAACGTTTAGGATGAGAGGTCATGAGGAGGCCAGTGGAACTAAATATGTTCCTGATAAATTGATGAAAAAGTGGGCAGACAAAGACCCTATTTCCAATTACGAAACATTTTTACTTGCGGAAAACATTATATCCAAAGAAGAAATTGAACAACTTAAAGATGCGATAACTACGGAAATTAATTCAAACTTACAGCTTGCATTTGACGAATCTGAGGTTGAAGTTGTTGAAACCAAAGAATTAAAAGAAGTATACAAAGATTTTGAATATCAACATATTGAATCAAAATCAGCGGTAAAAAATATTCGATTTGTCGATGCTGTTTCCCAAGGTTTGGAACAATCTATGGAGCGTTATAACGAGTTGATTATAATGGGACAGGATATTGCTGACTACGGAGGTGTTTTTAAAATAACAGAAGGGTTTACGGCCAAATTTGGAAAAAGTAGGGTGAGGAATACACCAATCTGTGAGTCTGCGATTGTTTCCACTGCTATGGGATTGTCCATCAATGGCATGAAAGCCGTAGTAGAGATGCAGTTTGCCGATTTTGTAAGTTCAGGATTCAATCCAATAGTCAATTACCTGGCTAAAGTACATTACCGTTGGGGAGAGCATGCGGATGTAGTCATTCGCATGCCTTGTGGCGGTGGCGTGGGAGCTGGTCCGTTTCATTCACAGACCAATGAGGCATGGTTTACCAAAACCCCAGGCTTAAAAGTGGTTTACCCTTCGTCACCATATGATGCCAAAGGCCTTTTGAATACGGCCATTAACGATCCAAATCCAGTATTGTTCTTTGAACATAAAGGTTTATATAGAAGTGTTTATGGTGACGTGCCTGAAGACTATTACACATTGCCTTTTGGAAAGGCAAATCTAATGCGGGAAGGAGACGAATTGACGATTGTTTCATATGGTGCAGCTTTGATATGGGTTACAGAAATTTTGGATAGGAACAATAATGTAAGTGCCGATGTCATAGATTTGCGCACACTTCAACCTCTGGATATCGAATCCGTTTACACATCAGTGAAGAAAACGGGAAAATTGATAATTATGCATGAAGATACTTTATTTGGAGGTATTGCGAACGATATAGCAGCAATGGTCACGGAAAATTGTTTTGAGTTTTTGGATGCCCCCATCAAAAGGGTGGGCAGTCTGGAAACACCTGTACCATTTGCAAAGAATCTTGAAGGTAATTATTTGCCAAAGGAGCGATTTGAGAAAGCCCTTATAGTATTACATAACTATTAA
- a CDS encoding isopenicillin N synthase family dioxygenase, whose amino-acid sequence MNAIPSVDLKDFVSGDSQRKEKFINEIGTAFEDIGFVALSGHFLSDKLVEELYSEIKKFFNLPQEIKDTYEIDGIGGQRGYTSFGKEHAKGKKEGDLKEFWHFGQYVEDDPKLEAEYPQNVSVNELLNFNIVGKETFKMLEKTAKYVLRALALHLNLDEFYFDKWIKNGNSILRPIHYPPITQEPKNAVRAAAHGDINLITLLMGAHGKGLQVKNHNGDWVDAIARPDQLMINVGDMLSRLTNNTLKSTIHQVVNPPKELWGTSRYSIPFFMHPISEMPLNCLDNCIDEKHPKGFSDITAGEYLNERLIELGLIKG is encoded by the coding sequence ATGAATGCCATTCCAAGTGTTGACCTAAAGGATTTCGTTTCTGGAGATTCACAGAGAAAAGAAAAGTTTATCAACGAGATAGGTACTGCTTTTGAGGATATTGGTTTTGTAGCGCTAAGCGGACATTTTCTTTCTGATAAGCTCGTAGAAGAGCTTTATAGCGAGATAAAAAAATTCTTCAATCTACCACAAGAAATAAAAGACACTTATGAAATAGACGGTATTGGTGGGCAGAGAGGGTATACTTCTTTTGGAAAAGAGCATGCCAAGGGCAAAAAAGAAGGTGACCTCAAGGAATTTTGGCATTTTGGCCAATATGTTGAAGATGACCCAAAGCTTGAAGCGGAATATCCCCAAAACGTATCCGTCAATGAACTGCTCAATTTCAATATAGTGGGAAAAGAAACTTTTAAAATGCTCGAGAAAACAGCAAAGTATGTGCTAAGGGCACTTGCACTGCATCTAAATCTTGATGAATTCTATTTTGATAAATGGATAAAAAATGGAAATTCCATTTTAAGACCGATCCACTATCCACCAATAACACAAGAACCCAAAAATGCTGTAAGGGCTGCGGCACACGGAGACATCAATTTAATTACCTTACTTATGGGGGCACATGGAAAAGGACTTCAGGTAAAAAACCACAATGGTGATTGGGTGGATGCTATAGCAAGACCGGACCAGCTTATGATAAATGTTGGCGATATGCTTTCACGCTTGACCAACAATACCTTAAAATCCACTATCCATCAAGTTGTGAATCCACCAAAAGAACTATGGGGCACTTCTAGATATTCCATACCTTTTTTTATGCATCCCATAAGTGAAATGCCCTTAAATTGTTTGGACAATTGTATTGATGAAAAACACCCAAAAGGATTTTCTGATATTACGGCAGGAGAATATCTTAATGAGCGCCTCATTGAATTGGGGTTGATAAAAGGATAA
- a CDS encoding translation initiation factor — protein MDLQDQLKNLFPDHTPSKENIEEVNQPNYWLQDSPILCKYEKRKGKPVTILDGYTGADADFKKLTKDLKSLLSVGGSYKNDIIIIQGDYRDKIMAFLKENGFTVKRVGG, from the coding sequence ATGGATTTACAAGATCAGCTCAAGAATTTGTTTCCAGACCATACACCATCAAAAGAAAATATAGAGGAGGTGAATCAACCAAATTATTGGCTCCAAGACTCGCCCATTCTTTGTAAATACGAAAAACGGAAAGGTAAACCGGTCACTATTTTGGATGGGTATACCGGTGCTGATGCAGATTTTAAAAAATTGACAAAAGATTTAAAGTCACTTTTGAGCGTAGGTGGCAGTTATAAAAATGATATAATTATTATTCAGGGTGATTACAGGGACAAAATCATGGCTTTTTTAAAAGAAAATGGATTTACCGTAAAAAGAGTGGGAGGCTAA
- a CDS encoding DUF1835 domain-containing protein, translated as MKSLLHITNGDNFTSRLQSLKLKGDIITWREMLCEGKTLSTVGSESFWKTRFEFLNRNYKVSKSWFVEKTLKEYRSLCNHKQQDQIVLWFEYDLFCQINMLAVLSWLKTHRRHAEISLICSGKEDDSGKLYGLNELSDEKLITLYENKTILSQDDIEFADYVWQLYCSDNPIRLENLVVHNDFQFNYLSDALKTHLKRYPTIKNGLNELENRVLSIAENEKPASRKELLSSVLNNQGLYGFGDTQYDRMITSIKPLFTSFNPVRLTKKGKEVLLEKTSFYSQIRDNQMYLGGSLKYNFLYNSASDRILKL; from the coding sequence ATGAAATCACTGTTGCACATCACCAACGGGGACAATTTCACTTCAAGACTTCAATCGCTAAAACTTAAGGGAGATATTATCACATGGAGAGAAATGCTATGCGAAGGCAAAACTCTTTCTACCGTTGGTAGCGAATCCTTTTGGAAAACAAGATTTGAGTTTTTGAACAGAAATTACAAAGTTTCTAAATCTTGGTTTGTTGAGAAAACATTGAAGGAGTACCGATCGCTCTGTAATCATAAGCAGCAAGATCAGATTGTTTTATGGTTTGAATATGACCTTTTCTGCCAAATAAATATGTTAGCCGTTCTCAGTTGGCTAAAAACCCATAGGAGACACGCAGAAATTTCACTTATTTGTAGTGGAAAAGAAGATGATAGTGGAAAGCTATATGGTCTAAATGAATTGAGCGATGAAAAGTTAATAACCCTTTACGAGAACAAGACCATATTATCCCAGGACGATATAGAATTTGCGGATTATGTTTGGCAACTGTATTGCAGTGATAATCCTATTCGTTTGGAAAATTTGGTTGTGCACAATGATTTCCAGTTCAATTATTTGTCCGATGCCTTAAAAACACACCTTAAACGTTATCCCACAATTAAAAATGGCCTCAACGAGTTGGAAAACCGTGTTTTAAGCATTGCAGAAAATGAGAAGCCAGCATCAAGAAAAGAATTATTGAGCAGCGTACTGAACAATCAAGGGCTTTATGGTTTTGGCGATACGCAGTATGATCGCATGATAACATCAATAAAACCGCTGTTTACTTCTTTCAATCCAGTTAGGTTAACCAAAAAAGGCAAGGAAGTTCTATTGGAGAAAACAAGTTTTTATTCTCAAATACGTGATAATCAAATGTATTTAGGAGGTTCTTTAAAGTATAACTTCTTATACAATTCAGCTTCGGACCGTATCCTAAAACTTTAA
- a CDS encoding nucleoside phosphorylase, translating to MTLGDSELILNPDGSIYHLNLLPEDVAPTIITVGDPERVSAVTKYFDSIELKKGKREFLTHTGYYRKKRISVVSTGIGTDNVDIVLNELDALFNIDFAERKEKKQKTRLDFIRIGTSGALQPDIAIDSFLLSKTAIGLEGLLHFYDSGHVRNKGFERALNKFLGWDKENIVAYAIDSDEDLSAKLTSNRIRFGITVTNSGFYGPQGRNLRLRPKIEDFNTKLFSFSYDNQKITNLEMETAGIYGLAKLLGHRAVSLNAILANRTTGKFSKIADETINNLIEYTLEKLTS from the coding sequence ATGACATTGGGCGACTCAGAATTAATTCTGAATCCTGATGGAAGCATTTACCATCTCAATCTATTACCAGAAGATGTAGCCCCTACAATTATAACTGTAGGTGACCCCGAACGTGTTAGTGCGGTCACTAAATATTTTGACAGCATTGAACTAAAAAAAGGCAAGAGAGAATTTCTCACCCATACGGGCTATTATAGAAAAAAAAGGATCTCCGTAGTTTCCACAGGCATTGGAACAGATAACGTTGATATTGTTCTCAATGAACTTGATGCCCTCTTCAATATAGATTTTGCGGAACGAAAGGAAAAAAAACAGAAGACACGGTTAGATTTTATACGCATCGGTACATCCGGTGCCCTACAGCCAGATATTGCGATTGACTCATTTCTTTTGAGCAAAACCGCCATTGGTTTGGAAGGCCTCCTCCACTTCTATGATAGTGGACACGTCCGAAATAAAGGATTTGAACGAGCGCTAAACAAATTTTTAGGCTGGGACAAAGAAAATATTGTCGCCTATGCTATAGATTCAGATGAGGATTTGAGCGCTAAATTAACATCAAATCGTATACGATTTGGCATAACTGTTACAAATTCAGGATTTTACGGACCACAAGGAAGGAATCTTAGGTTAAGACCAAAAATTGAGGATTTTAATACCAAGTTATTTTCATTTTCTTATGACAATCAAAAAATAACCAATTTGGAAATGGAAACAGCCGGTATTTATGGACTTGCAAAACTTCTTGGACACCGTGCAGTTTCATTGAATGCGATTCTTGCCAACAGGACAACTGGGAAATTTTCTAAAATTGCAGATGAAACAATCAATAACCTAATAGAATACACATTGGAAAAGCTTACTTCTTAG
- the ppk1 gene encoding polyphosphate kinase 1, translating to MEDLPLKNRDVNWLYFNERVLLEAADPSTPLLERLKFLAIFSSNLDEYFKVRISQLRQLKSVDKKLRKKLILKPNKKLKFILKTVAEQQEQFGNIIRDTLDALENHGIHLKRINEINAEQQQYLNNFFNEKIIRDCHILSSKQPENLKDGQLYLIVQFSESDFEFVSVPSNKHQRFIEIPGNGHQYCYLDDVVKLNLKYLFPNKKVLGAYSIKLSRDAELYLEDDYENTELVEIIYESLGKRKSGQPTRLLYDMNMPKSLVSALQTELGLGDVDMVLGGEYHNLSDFFQFPNPFKDNRLSYAPKPPLNHPQLSNSDDIFETISKKDQLVHFPYQKFDVVEDLIGSAAVDEHVSCIKMSLYRIAKTSVLTDALLKALDNGKEVVLFVEAKARFDEENNIKWGRIFEEKGAKVFFSVPNIKVHSKIALVKRVESGRVKNYAYIGTGNFNAKTSRIYCDHGLFTAHKKITNDLDQVFQVLEKELIIPKLKHLLVSPFTTRSTFLDMIAKEINNASAGKKAKITLKMNSLEDSKMIGELYRASEAGVEVRLLVRGFCCLASKSLEGEADNNKPIYVTSIVDRFLEHGRIYLFENGGDEKMYIGSADWMTRNLDKRIEVLVPILDSDIFKELKDILQIQLNDNVKARILDDDDSNKRVDTKDGEPLVRSQYAIYDYLKKKLSEKS from the coding sequence ATGGAAGACTTGCCCTTAAAAAACAGGGATGTCAATTGGCTTTATTTTAATGAAAGGGTATTGTTGGAAGCTGCCGACCCCAGCACTCCCCTACTTGAGCGCTTAAAGTTTTTAGCTATTTTTTCATCAAATCTCGATGAGTATTTTAAGGTTCGTATTTCCCAACTACGCCAACTTAAAAGTGTGGATAAGAAATTGAGAAAAAAACTAATATTAAAACCAAATAAAAAACTAAAATTTATTTTAAAAACGGTTGCTGAACAGCAAGAACAGTTTGGAAACATCATTCGTGATACTTTGGACGCTCTCGAGAATCATGGTATCCATTTAAAAAGGATAAATGAGATAAACGCGGAACAACAACAATATCTAAACAACTTTTTTAATGAAAAGATTATTCGTGATTGCCATATTTTAAGTTCTAAACAGCCTGAAAACCTTAAAGATGGACAACTATATTTAATTGTTCAATTTTCAGAATCCGATTTTGAATTTGTATCCGTTCCCTCCAATAAACATCAACGTTTTATTGAGATTCCCGGCAATGGTCATCAATATTGTTATTTGGATGACGTAGTAAAATTAAACCTAAAGTATTTATTTCCGAACAAAAAGGTTTTGGGCGCTTATTCAATAAAATTGTCCAGGGATGCCGAACTTTATTTAGAAGATGATTACGAAAATACGGAGTTGGTAGAAATCATCTATGAATCCCTTGGAAAAAGAAAATCCGGCCAACCGACAAGACTGCTGTACGATATGAATATGCCCAAATCATTGGTATCTGCCCTACAAACGGAACTGGGTTTAGGAGATGTTGATATGGTTTTGGGAGGAGAATACCACAATCTCTCTGATTTTTTTCAGTTTCCCAATCCTTTTAAGGATAACAGACTCTCTTACGCTCCCAAGCCTCCCTTGAATCACCCACAACTGTCCAATTCAGATGATATTTTTGAGACTATCTCAAAAAAAGACCAATTGGTTCATTTTCCTTATCAAAAATTTGATGTAGTTGAGGATCTCATCGGTTCAGCAGCAGTGGATGAGCATGTAAGCTGTATAAAAATGTCCTTATACAGAATTGCCAAAACTTCTGTATTAACCGATGCCCTGTTAAAAGCCCTTGATAACGGAAAAGAAGTTGTTCTTTTTGTTGAGGCAAAAGCTCGGTTTGACGAGGAGAACAATATAAAATGGGGCCGCATTTTTGAAGAGAAGGGAGCTAAAGTATTTTTTAGTGTTCCAAACATTAAAGTGCATTCAAAAATAGCCTTAGTCAAAAGGGTGGAATCTGGGAGAGTAAAAAACTATGCTTACATAGGAACAGGAAATTTCAATGCAAAAACTTCAAGAATTTATTGTGACCATGGCCTATTCACCGCACATAAAAAAATCACCAATGACCTAGACCAAGTCTTTCAGGTTCTTGAAAAAGAACTGATCATTCCAAAATTAAAGCATCTATTGGTTTCTCCTTTTACCACTAGAAGTACTTTTTTAGATATGATAGCCAAGGAAATCAACAATGCGAGTGCTGGCAAAAAAGCCAAAATTACGCTAAAGATGAACAGCCTGGAAGATTCCAAAATGATCGGGGAACTTTATAGAGCGAGCGAAGCGGGTGTAGAAGTACGTTTATTGGTAAGGGGGTTTTGCTGTCTTGCTTCAAAATCTTTGGAAGGTGAGGCCGATAATAATAAGCCCATATATGTGACCAGTATTGTGGACCGTTTTTTGGAACATGGGCGAATTTATCTTTTTGAAAATGGAGGTGATGAAAAGATGTATATTGGATCGGCAGATTGGATGACACGAAACCTCGATAAGCGGATAGAGGTTCTTGTTCCCATTTTGGATTCGGACATTTTTAAGGAGCTTAAAGATATTTTACAGATCCAACTCAACGATAATGTAAAAGCAAGAATTCTGGATGATGATGACAGCAATAAAAGGGTGGACACTAAAGATGGGGAACCTCTTGTTAGATCACAGTACGCCATCTATGACTATTTAAAGAAAAAATTGAGTGAAAAAAGTTAA